The following is a genomic window from Patagioenas fasciata isolate bPatFas1 chromosome 1, bPatFas1.hap1, whole genome shotgun sequence.
AAAGTAAATGTAAACTAATAACCTATTTCATACAGGCCTCTAAAAACTTATTGCAGTCATGTCTGCAAAtgctccaagacctttctggaaaTGGCCTAAGGAAAAGCAAAGTATTCAGATTTTTAATCAGTTTTACTGGTGTACCCAGCTGTCATTTTTGTGCCTGATTAGTGGCAATAGGCAGTTTTCCACTTATTTCCAAGCAGCTGCTAGAGAAGAGCTGCAGGCAGATGTAATCTGGAGACTGCAAAACTCTGCTTACTGTCACTTTCACACCAGCATTTTACTTTCTTCTATCCCCATTTGTTAATGATCTGTATTTATATCTAACTCTAGCTCTTAGTTGGCCTTTGCCAGAGGCTTAACCATTAGAGGtaactgtgaggaaggaagggaaagaagacaCTGCCATAAATCAGGCTTTTGTCACTCCATATAATTATGAGGTGAGAAACCATGCAAAGCTTGGGCTATTTAGGAAGACATGAGCTTGCACAGTAGATCAGACCAGGTCAAGTCTCTTTTTATCCTTTGTACTAAATGTGAAAAGCAAACATCCCTATCACAGAACTTTCCTTCTAATCATGCTCAGTTTCTACTTTTTAAATTCCCTTTTAAATTTCTACACATTTTAATTCAGAGGGTGTTCTTACATTTCATGTTTCCTGAATCCACTAAGCTCTCGGGCTCAGTAAGACTATTTCACATTTGTTCCAAATAAACACTGTATAAAAACATACTTTTTCCATAAGCTTTCAATGCATTGccttttaatttaatattaagAACAAGGCCGCACTCAATTACGAAAAGATAAACAGGAATACTTGATTCACTTTGTCCTCTACAAGGTAAACAATTTTAATTTAAGCAGCAGAATTAATACCACTTGTTTTCTActcattattttctctttaaggcttcaaaatcttttttcatctcttgcttttttcttttatccCTTTTGAATAGGGCTAGGCAGTGTGTTCCAGGTGAGACAACATCATTCATTTAAGGAAGGCATTTATTATTTTCCATTCCTTACCCTTTTGCTCACTTGTTCACTTCACTGTACATAAGAAGCCCACTCAGTGTCATCTTTCTTTCAGAGGTAAGATAATGTAATTAATTGCAAAGACTGTCCATAACTTTTccaaaatggagaaaaagatgTCACATATATGTGCTGTGTATGATGGAGTCTCCCACAGCTGTGTGAGAGGCATTCAATTTATTGCACACTTTCCCAAAATGTTCCCATATAAGCAGACAGCCTGCAATCCTAAGAAACGCTTCAGGCTTCAGATTAGATTTCTGGAAATTCTTCCCCAAGTCTTTTCCAGAAAAACTAGCTTCAGCAGTTTACCTGGCCAAAGCATAATATCATTTCATTCTGCTTGACATAAGCATTACTGTCTTTAAGCATCCAGTCAGATTGGGAATGTCGTTAGGAACTCAGAGAAGTCATCTTCCACTTCTTCAGCACTCAATCATAATGAAGGCTCTTCAGTGTTCCTCCTCCAAACCTTTTCCTTTCAGAGAAGCCAGGAATCTAGAGACATGAAAGATTAGTTGTCACATCAGAATCAGCATGAGCTCCCTCTAGCCCACATGTGAGTGCCTGTTACCAAGTCAACTGCAATGCCTTCCTCTGCCACACCATCTTGAGAATCAGGACTAAAATGCTTAAGCTTACTGCTAGAGGAGCACCATCAATTAAACAAGATGCAAAATTTAAGCATAGCTCGTTTGTTCTATGGAGCTCCTTAAGGCTTTTTGGCAAGCATTACAATAAAAGGTTTAATTTTGGGGGCAAATCCTAAATCAGTTAATTGCAGATTTCAAAGTCCACATTTCCTCCAGGATTCAGATGCATACAAAAACTTCTACTCCATTTTTAAAACTATAAAATAATGTTACCAAGTTCTGTTAAACAGCTGTTGAGACTTTATGCCTTCTAATCTGAGACAGCAGCACTTCACCGGTAGTTGAAAGTACAGTTTTATCAATTGCTGAAAGCTTTAAGAAAATAATCATAATAGAAATGGCTCCAACAATGTAAAGGATTAGCACTCCTGCTTTTGCAGCCAATCTGTAGACACCACTTACCCCGTGACAATGAGTGCTTACAAAGAAAATCTACTTCAAACCATCAGAAGCTTCTCTGGCTTAAGAGTACTTTGAACAGATTTGCAATCCAATGCAGCTGTGAATCCCCAAAAGAAAATATGCACTGCTTTCTAATGCTGTGTAAGATGTTTGTCCTATTGGTGGCATCATACAACTATTTGATTACAATCCAGAATAACTTTTAGATATCTAATTACATACAAGCAGAAAGACCAGGCCCAGTAAACACGTCCTCCCAAAACAATTCCACACTCTCACAGGAAATACAGTACATTAAAATGGAAGGTGTCAACCAAGAACTACAAATCACACCAGGAGAACATGGGCATGCATGGAAGGTATGGGATGAAATTATAATAAAAAGTATATTATTTAGGTTACACACTTCACTGCTAAACTGAGAAAACTAAAGAGCTTACTCAAAATAGAAATccactaaaaaaataatttaaatttagtTAGGTTTTTCAGGCCCAAAACTCAAACAGATATGCAAGGTATTCATTCAGGAATTGTTTCGTTCATCTCTGAAAAGCAATCATCTCTAATGGAAAAATCAAGTAGATTTTGCACAAAGGTTCATCTCATCTAAACTGCTTTGGGAATTCAAACAGGAAAAATGCAATCATTGTAACTAAAAAGCAGCAGAACACCATAGCTCAAAACTTATCTGCTTTAGCATTTTTTATATCAAAGTCACTAATTAAGAGtaacaattatttatttttcagagatcTGATCGAAGCCATAGCTACAATTTGAAACTTATCATTCTTTCATCCTGAAGAAGTCTGTAACAGAAATACCTCAAAACACGAATGATCGAAGAGACCTATTGTAGAAAACCCACAAATACATTTGTAAGACTTACATTAAGTAGATAATTTCAAATAATAACATTAAGAGGTTATAATGAAATCTCCAGTTTCAATTTGGATTTTGTCTCTTTAAATAGGGCTGTCCACTGCTCAAGATCTGCTTTAAGCTTTTGAGCTGTTTTCAGTGAGTTTGGTGAAAGTAGTCATCAGAAAGCTGTAATCTTCGACACGTGGCCAAAAGGAATATAAAGTTAATCCCTGGCTAGTGACTACAAATGatcaaataataaaaatcttaCATTATGCATCAAGAAGAACCAGCACACAAGCAGATTTCTGCATTAAGCTATTATCCCCATGAAAGGGAGACTTAATTTCACTAGGATTTGGGGtggaagggagaggggaggaaaaaaggcataatgcagaactgaaagaggaaaaagcaaatttatttttaaaaggcataaaAAATGCTCAGAGAAAGTAAGCGTTTTGTAATCTGTGAGTATTTTTTCCCCACTCTCCCTAAGGGGCTTTCAGCACAGCTATATCTAATGATACATTTGCTTGTATTTCAGTGGTGCTATTCACGGTAATTTGCAAGCACCTCACAGATATGATAAGTGGAACCCTCCTACTCTCTGCATATGGGAAGGTAGGGGGCACAAAAAGTTGAAGTGGCCTGCCCAAACCAGAAGAGTAATTTTGCTAGTTCTTCACCAACTGTACTGAAAACAGTTAATTCAGTCATTTAGGAATGAATCACAAGTTGCTATCACACTGCCATTTTCATTGTGGCTCCACTAGTTCTATGAAAACTACctgtacaaaacaaaacactagtcccagctgtgcaaaaaaaagccttttcattGACCTCCAGGACATCATCTCTGGCCTAAATCTGCAACCAAGCAGCCTAAAGCTGACAGACCTGAAAGAAATCGTATTTACCCATTTTACTTCACTCTTGCAACTTCTAGTATGTTAGCATACTTACTTATTTTACTGCCAATCACATTACAGACAACTACTTCAACAGACAAAAATCAGCCTTTTTTCTGTCTATTGAAAACAGCTGTGCTCCCATAGACttaaaaactcaagtaccagcataGATTATCATTTAAATCACATGAAGCCCATGTTTTAAAGAGGACTCTGTCAGCACTTCACATTACACAGggagaaacaaaaaaggaggaaaaattacAAACCTGATTGCCATCTCTTAAGAAGTATCGCTTCTCTATGACCTGTGAAAAACAGAGAATGACCTTAGCTGGCACAGCATATGCAGATTCCAATCAACACTTCACACCTGAGCACTGAAACTCACAGCTAAATGAGACAAGGTCTGAACCCACATCTCCTGCACCAGGCCTATTGCTTTAAGCGCAATGCTCTATTATACACAGGAGTTGCCATCTCCTGCCATTCTTAGTAAACCTGTGTTATCCTCAACTTCCACACACCTGATTTAGTTAGCACCCTTTAGTAACTGAGGTGATGGTTTGGATGTCTCCTTACCGCATCACAGTCAGTTATTACCACCGCTCTCTGCAGGTGAAGCTGTTCTGAGCACTAGAAAAAGTTCGTTCTGCCTGTGCATAACAACTCAATGGTTCTGAGTAGCCCCTGCCCATAAGGGATGCTTGAGACAAGGCAGCCCGACTCGCTCTCTGAGAGCAAAGCACCAACTGTCTGTGCTGATGGATACCTATGGAGGCAACACCATTAATCTAAGAATCAAAAAGCTATTTTTATCACCCTGTACAGCCTACACCCACCTCCAAAGAAAATGCAAGCCAAATTGCCTCTTTCTAAAGTGTGCTCTGTTACAGGAGGTGATCTGCTCCACTATGATCTCTTCGTCCAGGGTATGCTTAAACTAGAGCATTCCTTCTGTCATTTTCACAGTAAGCCTTCGTGCTctcttgtgcaggaagggagattAATATGCCAGATTTCTTCATTCTTCAAAGCTGGCTTCAACTAGGAGCAACAGAACCTACCAGAGCTTTGTAACTCCCCACATTACTACCTTAGCATAATGCAAACCCTCTGCCCTACCAAAgaactccaaaagcatatgcagagtgtCCCTGCACATCTGTGAGTTCTCTTTCATTGCTCTAAGCAGATCAAGAATCAAACCTTCAAGCAGATCAGCTATTTTCTGGAGGTTTCCAAAGGTAGATCAATCTTTGGCCTCTCCACACTTGGCTTGAACCAAATAAAAAAATGGAACACGAAAGGAGCAGCTGACTGTTGTTCCATGTTCAAATGACAGATAGTGTTCAATACACAGAACAATAAAATGTAATTTGACTTGACTTACCTTATCAAAAAATCTACTTAGCTTGACAGCATTGGATGAACCTGCAGCTAGGTAACGAGGATTGGTGCAATCCTAGAACACACAGAAGACAAAAACAAATTCAGCACAAGGAAATAAATGCAAGGAATCACAAGGAAATCAACATACCTTTTCCCCTGGCACATGCAATCAGTTAGGAACAACACTGTATCTGCTGATTTCTGCTCCACAGTCATTTGAAAGAAAAGTTCAACTTCTGTTCTCTGAATCAATCAGAGAATTCTAAGTGCCCCTCTACGTGCTCCACATCTTCCTTCTGCCACCAGCTATACAGCTGGCGAATAATTTCTACAGACTATACAAGAGATTGTGCAtacgtgtgtatgtatatacaagCATTGACACAGTACATGTatattttttatacatatatacacacacacacatatacacacacatatacatataaagTGATCTCAGTGTTTCATTCAAAGGTAGTCTGTGTCAGAACTAAGAACAGGGAAGAGAAAACTCCCAGTCATCAGTTCTAAGCTTCAGTGACCTTACCTAACACCCCCTATACCTCCCTATAGTGGAACAAAGACAATCATTTCATCAAGCAAGGGGGATGGCCAGTCAAAATTTGCATGACTCCAGCATTACTGAGACAATCTCCAAAAGCCCAATTTTTGTAACATCATCTTTACTTACCAAAAATTGAAATCAGTCccatataaaagaaaaacaacactggTGATAAGGGTACTAACCAAATTTATCTCTTCAGCATTGAAATCCTCAGCCAGGAAAGCTGTTCTGGTCAAAACTTCATTGCGCTTCGTTTCTGGGATCTGATCCAGCTTAGTTCCTATTACCAGCAGTGGAATCTGGTTATCAGCAAACTGTTCACGGTCATAGTCACTGATgaggaaaacaaatacaattCTGAATGAAGTGATGGTCATGTAAGTGGGTACAGGGGCATCATCAGCTCCCCTGTCTCTTTCAAATAGCAGTCATTTATTTAGTAAGGGTCATTATCTATCTGAGAATGTGCTGTAACTGTATATTAAGGAAGGTCTTCTGCATCTAAGTCATTACACAGgaattgaaaggaaaaagaaaccacaTGAGTTTGATTTCTTCTCAGCATAGATGAACCACAGGAGAAATGCTAAGACAAGCAGGCAAGAAACTGGAATTCCAGTATTGTGCCAAGTGTATGCAGCAACCAGAGACAGACCAGGGAGCTACCATCTCTGAATATCTAAAGTTCCTACATACATACAGTTTTTAAGGATGGACAATGAAATAAATTGCAACGGTGAAACACTACTCCTTTCTACCTTAGATCAAAGAGGGTTGCAACAACAGTTCTGTGGTGGCAAGTTACTAATTGTTTTGCATTTAAGTAAGGGTAGCCACTACGAGCTGAATTCCAACAAGCTTTGATTCAGATATATGAATAATGATCAAAGATAGCCTTTATAAAATTAATAGTATTGCAATTAAATGTGATCACAAAATCAAGCTCCAATCATTCCCCTCAGCTAGGATAATGACTTGTATGCCATTTTTACCTGAATAAAGATTTCCAGAAAGTAGTTTTACAACGAACAGCAACAACTTAACTAAGCAATTGCTAGTGGCTGAACATCTGTCCCTGACAGAAGCTAAGCTTCTGAAAACTAAATCAATTGTGAAGAACCTGTATGTGGAAAAACTGGACAAATCTGTAGTTTATATAATGCAAACCCTCCTCCTGTTCTCTCACGTTTCTACAGAAACACCTGTGTACCAGCACAGGCAGAAAACAACTGATATTCTTACCACAAAAAGCTACTCCTCATTATTGCTTCCCAGCTCATGTGTGAgctttatcagtgatctgaaaACCTCCTTGACTACATGTGTAACAGGAGCATGAAGTTACAGGAGAAAATACTTGACAAGATGTTAGAAAGCTAATTATGAACATGCTGTTTAAGCAGAGTTTTCTAAACTTATTTTAGCCATACTCCTGAAGTGATTCCCCCActcaaaccagaaaaataattaagTGAACTTCCTCAGTCTTGGTGCATTGAGGGAAAGCCTTTTGGAACACAGACATGCCAACCTATGATGCTTCCTTTACAAGGGCTTTGCACATCTCAGTACAGACACACAGGTCTACATCAGTGTAACCATAacagagtaactacatcagtggacaaaggaagggctatggatatcgtctatctggacttctgtaaagcctttgacaaggtccctcacaacatccttctctctaaattggagagatatggatttgatgggtgaactgtttggtggatgaggaactggctggatggtcacacccagagagcgGTGGTCAATTGcccagtgtctggatggacaccagtgacaattgctgtccctcaggggtccatactgggaccaatactttttaatatctccatcaatgacatagacagtgggatcgagtgcatcctcagcaagtttgcagatgacaccaagctgagtagtGCAGTTGACACGTCTGAGGGCAGGATGCCACtgagagggacctggacaagcttgggaagtgggcccatgcaaacttcatgaggttcaacgaggccaagtgcaaggtcccacACCTGCGTCAGGgtaacccccggtatcaatacagactggggaataaagggattgagagcagctctgtggagaaggacttggaagtACTGGTGAATGAatgactggacatgagctggcaatgtgcacttgcagcacagaaggccagttgtatcttgggctgcatcaaaagtagcatggccagcaggtcaaggaaggaaattctgcccctctgctctggtgagaccccacctggagtcctgtgtccagctttggagcctcagtacaggaaagacatggacctgctggagaggaggccaccaaaacagagggctggaacagctctcctatgaggacaggctgagagagttggggttgttcagtctggagaagagaaggctccggtgagaccttattgtggcctttccgtacttaaaaggggcctcctaagaaagatggggacagacttcttagcagggcctgttgcgacagaacaagcggtgatggttttaaactaaaggaggggagattcaggctagacattaggaagaaatattttacaatgagggtggtgaagcactggcacaggttgcccagagaggtggtagatgccccatccctggaaacgttccaggccaggctggacggggctctgagcaacctgatctagttgaagatgtccctgctcattgcagggagttggactagatgacctttgaaagtcccttccaacccaaactattctatgattctaagtcttCAGGTATCAGGGAATGGACCCATTGTCACAGAGGCCTCAGACAAATGAAGGACACCATAAACATATTTTCCTTTAGAGCAAAGTCTCTGCCATACAATTTAGGAATCTACTGGCAGAATGGTCTGATTGGCAGTGTAAAACAAAAAGAACAGTTATTGTCCTTGATACTCtcaatttttttgtctttctttcttgAAAGTCTAGCCACATCTAATTTTGTGTGGACTTTAAGTAGCCTTAGGTATGAACAAAGACTTCCACAACAGCTTGGAATTACTGTGCCTTAATCCCGCATGTTTGTTTCTCACTCACCCATTTGTCACAAGAACTCCTGTTGGAGCGACATCTCTGTTGAGTGCTTCCAAAGACCAGCGATACAAATTCTGGGATGATTTCTTGTTAGTTAAGTCATGCACTAAAATTATCCCTAAAGTGAAAGAGAAGACAGCAAGATGCTATTTAATGATACATATTTTTTCCAGATCTTACCAAAATGACATCTGCACAATCCCAGATATCTGAGAATGAAGACAGGGAAGTATAATCAGTTCAGTTACAGTGAACGCGTAAAGCTGAAAATATCAGGATGCAGTAGGTTTCTTTTAAAGCTGCTTAACAGGAATTGGATAAGAGCTAAGAGAAAAATCTCATGAAATGAAGGAACAAACAGCCACCTCAGGGTTTAATCCATAAGAGGCTTGCAGGCATTCCCTGATTCTGCTCTGTCTAGTCCTAATGATACTGACCCTACATTTTTTAGAACTATTTCTATGTATTTGGGGAGGCATACAAAGGGGAAACAGACTCTGATAAACTTTCACAGTCCACCAAATGGCTGGTAGAAACATGAATTAAtaacattttatatatttaagaTTAAGCTTCTGCCATTTTGCATTACCATGATCCTTCAAAATGTAAATTCTGAGACAGAAAAACAGCTAGCCAAACTTTCTAGCTGTGCTATTAACAGACACCCACTTCCGATAACCACAGTTCCTAACTCAATTACCAACTCCTGCTAGCAAATATCTTCTATTTATTCACACCTTCTGCAATCTGTGGAATGTTCTCACTTACTCCAGACTTCAAACCATCATTAACTCAAAGACAAAATGGAATTATACTCCTTGTCTTCATCAGGATTTGTTCTCAACACACTTCACAGTCCACTGGTAGAAAAAATTTGTTCATTTAATCTTTCACTTTTACTCCCAAAGGTGCCACCCACTGTACACAGTATGAACAGACCACATTTCTACAAACTTTCTTCACTACCTCACACAATTCTGCACAGACTTTCCTATGAGAATATCCAGCATAACATGACCATAGCCCTCTTTCCAAGCATTTAATTCAGGAACAACATAAAAATGCAACTCAACTGTGTATCTCCCCCCAGCATAGGGAGAAAAAGCCTGACACAACACAACTCGGCCTACAGCAATGGATTCAGAGGCACTGCTGTGTAATCTGTGAGAAGCActctccacctctgcactctCCACCTCTACACTCTCTTCCCCAGTTATGTTTCTGATTGGCCAGTTCCCTTATCTGGTTCACTGAAAACCTATGGAGTTTAGTTGCACCAGCAGAAAAAGACCGTGTCAACATCAAAAAAGGTCAGGCAGGACCAATGGCTACTCAAGGCAAATTTCCTCCCCAACTAAAGTCTGCAAGCCCCAGCCTCACTGCCAAGTCACTGTCCTGGAGTATCATAGTCCACACACCAGACCCAGGGACACCAAAGCTTCTAGAAGACCTGCggttaaaacaaagcaaactgtATCCGACCTGGTCAACAACCAGGTCTCCCTGGCAGTGCGCACAGAGGCTGCCACAATCAAACATTAACTGTCTTTTGATCTCAGTTTTTTCAGAGCACTGCAAGCCCGGAAAGCACAGTCAGACAGAAGGAATGCATTCATCTTCTCTTCTTACATCAGGTCAGTCAGAGGCAATTTGTGAGACAAGCTCTAATGAAGGAATTAATCTAATGAATGAAACCAGAGCCAAAGCTAACTACCAAAGTCAACAGTTCTCATATGTGAACTGCCTAATAGTATCTTTTCAGCATAGGAGATAAATAACTCTATCTTAATAACGTCATCAATTATAATTTAGATACGTAAGTTCAACATTTCATCTCCGAATGGGCTGTTCTAGAATGTTTCCAAGTCTGACCCACACTCACTGGCATACTGTGGATTTGgtgtcaaaaataaaaaatattttttcatatacCAAAGCAGCTTGCTTTGAGGGCACAACTCAACTCAAACCTTATTTACAGAGGTCTGGTTAACAATAGAAGCAAGAAGTACCTACACACAGTTTTCCtcctgggagaggaggaagaaataacTAGTTAAATAATCCCAGAGCAAAAACCATCTATTGTATAGCTTAACATATTATTGAAAGGCCCTCAAATGACTTGGAACAAGGAATGAGAATCAAACAGAACATTTGAGACAGTTTTTCAAAAGCAGTTGTTAATCTAGTATACACATATTTTTAGTGAACTATCCTTGGATGACAAAAAGTAAGAACTGAAATACTGCATTATTAGCTTCGTAATATCTTATTTGCTCTTACTAGTGGCCCAGATGAACTACTAAGCCTTTAAGTAAGTATCTCAACAGAAAGCATAAAATACTACTTTCCATCCACAGCAAGTTGCAAgattcaaatatttaaaataatatggcAAATTAAATGAGTACATAGATAATCAGCATACTGCAATTTTATGGGAGAAAAGTTCAAATTTGCCAGCGTAGGATATCACTAACAAAGTTCATATAAATTCAAATAATGATTTCCCTGCTGG
Proteins encoded in this region:
- the RABL3 gene encoding rab-like protein 3 isoform X2 is translated as MAALDRVKVLVLGDSGVGKSSLVHLLCHNQVLGNPSWTVGCSVDVRIHDYKEGTPEEKTYYIELWDVGGSVGSATSVKSTRAVFYNLLNGIILVHDLTNKKSSQNLYRWSLEALNRDVAPTGVLVTNGDYDREQFADNQIPLLVIGTKLDQIPETKRNEVLTRTAFLAEDFNAEEINLDCTNPRYLAAGSSNAVKLSRFFDKVIEKRYFLRDGNQIPGFSERKRFGGGTLKSLHYD